Proteins encoded within one genomic window of Deinococcus apachensis DSM 19763:
- a CDS encoding family 43 glycosylhydrolase: MKRVPIAPVLLTAAWLTALAVFQAVNAGGGLTRRTYTNPLDIPGPQPVVACGDPSILRSRIPGDAHWYAYCTSDPHDDTENNGAGAYPLHPITILRSADLTRWELVGDALPIQPEWVAPDGLFWAPDAVAWPDGTYRLYYAASRTDAGGSAIGVATSRSPAGPWVDSGRPVVEAQGELAVLDPDVIQDARGQSHVYYGSSESGIWVRQLSRDGLRSDPRTQVCVAAPSGPAGFGTPEVVRRGGFYYLMASSSPCCLGPLTGNGIFVGRSPSPTGPFLDREGRDLNSAWTGGTPVLMMNGNCWVGPGSGSVVADAAGRDWLFYHAIDRHDPYFQGQTQINKRHLMLDPVDWVGGWPTVRHGRGPSEGTQPAPALRANDPKPPAVGAVPAERLGPAFPELSDEFNGTRLGPQWRWLRSPSGTRVTGGAFHLTTVAGDLRDGTAPALLERAPTGNYVVETKMTFPLPEGTAPGEVEAGLVVYGDDRNFLRLTVGALGVVRISSFIKASEETGSVRAGYGVVGTPAPTTWLRIVKRTVGSEERYTPFTSTDDRVWERGGTYTHQLGRKAQLGLVALSHAGYQARFDYLRVFRLTP, from the coding sequence ATGAAGCGAGTGCCGATCGCCCCCGTCCTCCTCACGGCCGCGTGGCTGACCGCTCTTGCTGTGTTCCAGGCAGTGAATGCGGGAGGCGGGCTTACCCGGCGCACTTACACCAATCCCCTGGATATCCCTGGTCCCCAGCCGGTGGTCGCCTGCGGGGACCCGTCCATCCTCCGCTCACGCATTCCTGGCGATGCCCACTGGTACGCCTACTGCACGAGTGACCCTCACGATGACACGGAGAACAATGGTGCAGGGGCCTACCCCCTCCACCCCATCACCATCCTGCGCAGCGCCGACCTCACCCGCTGGGAACTCGTGGGCGACGCCCTCCCCATCCAGCCGGAATGGGTGGCCCCGGACGGCCTCTTCTGGGCGCCGGACGCCGTCGCCTGGCCAGACGGCACGTACCGGCTGTACTACGCCGCCTCACGCACCGACGCCGGTGGTTCAGCCATCGGTGTGGCGACTAGCCGGAGCCCCGCGGGCCCCTGGGTGGACAGCGGCCGCCCGGTGGTGGAGGCCCAGGGGGAACTGGCCGTGCTGGACCCGGACGTCATCCAGGACGCGCGGGGTCAATCCCATGTGTACTACGGAAGCTCCGAAAGTGGCATCTGGGTGCGCCAACTGTCCCGAGACGGCTTGCGGAGCGACCCACGCACTCAGGTTTGCGTGGCCGCCCCGTCGGGCCCAGCGGGGTTTGGCACTCCCGAGGTGGTGAGGCGTGGCGGCTTCTACTACCTGATGGCGTCCAGCAGTCCGTGCTGCCTGGGGCCCCTGACTGGCAACGGCATCTTCGTTGGGCGTTCCCCTTCGCCCACCGGACCCTTTCTGGACCGGGAGGGCCGCGACCTGAACAGCGCCTGGACAGGTGGGACGCCCGTGCTGATGATGAATGGCAACTGCTGGGTCGGTCCCGGGTCGGGAAGTGTCGTTGCGGATGCCGCCGGGCGGGACTGGCTGTTCTACCACGCGATCGACCGGCACGATCCGTACTTCCAGGGGCAGACGCAGATCAACAAGCGGCATCTCATGCTGGACCCTGTCGACTGGGTGGGAGGCTGGCCGACGGTCCGTCATGGTCGCGGCCCTTCGGAAGGAACACAGCCTGCTCCAGCCCTGAGGGCGAACGACCCCAAGCCACCGGCTGTTGGAGCAGTCCCGGCCGAGCGGTTGGGGCCCGCCTTCCCCGAGTTGTCCGACGAGTTCAACGGGACCAGGCTTGGGCCGCAGTGGAGGTGGTTGCGTTCACCTTCTGGCACACGTGTGACCGGAGGGGCCTTTCACCTCACGACGGTGGCCGGGGACCTGCGGGACGGCACAGCACCCGCCTTACTGGAGAGGGCGCCCACCGGGAACTACGTGGTAGAGACGAAAATGACCTTTCCCTTGCCTGAGGGGACTGCGCCAGGCGAAGTGGAGGCGGGCCTGGTGGTGTACGGGGACGACCGGAATTTCTTGAGGCTGACGGTCGGCGCGCTCGGGGTTGTCCGTATCTCTAGTTTTATAAAGGCGAGCGAGGAAACCGGGTCGGTCAGGGCTGGCTACGGCGTGGTGGGCACACCTGCCCCGACAACCTGGCTGCGGATCGTGAAAAGGACGGTGGGGAGTGAGGAGCGCTACACCCCGTTCACAAGTACCGACGACCGCGTATGGGAACGGGGCGGTACCTATACCCACCAACTGGGCCGGAAGGCGCAGTTGGGTCTGGTGGCCCTGAGTCACGCTGGCTATCAGGCCCGCTTTGACTACCTCCGCGTGTTCCGTCTCACCCCCTAA
- a CDS encoding BTAD domain-containing putative transcriptional regulator translates to MNQLQMFLLGVPRVRLNGQPVHLRTRKMLALLAYLVVEAGPHSRDELSEMLWPGSQTSARAALRLALYHIHAVLGRDIGLSVMLDRVELTRHAGLWADVLELGEREEPPRSEVLELWRGDFLQGLTLTASPSWSEWVNARALHFAERFSVLLARLTRYQLESGQLEGAITTAQRWVRHDPLSEDAYRQLTWALRAAGRNAEAVKTEQRGREVLRHELGVEPEMPPHALTGQLAQSAGSTPRLFHSELPLSMLRPPRLVGREDVWAQMEEAWGRGQVIHIVGDPGEGKSRLALDFAQVHGRVLAFENCPGDCHVPYSSVTRHIRTILRSYPTLSLEPWMRVALAPLLPELTPKGWEETTTVQPAHLTTPLLTALQYVYGFALREVEVVIVDDLQFSDPASLQVGHVVSSSVFPVGQPEGLPYIITCFRRGELPPEGEAMIEQQVAAGMAIRIELEPLNEAAVKTFVASLGVPDLGARFNALRAFTGGNPQMLLETVRHLVETRGIEDGQFSLPPRVQEVLTRRTGRLSRRALQAARAAAVLQHDFTLELVAEMLQAPILDVAEGWAELEAAQMMEGERFSHDLMAEFLARETPVLVRTLLHRAAARTLAAHGGQAARIAEHWRAGGNDAQAAPWLLRAAETARAQGRLSEAATFADQARMLLASQDSVP, encoded by the coding sequence GTGAACCAGCTCCAGATGTTTCTGCTCGGCGTGCCCAGGGTCCGCCTGAACGGCCAGCCCGTTCACCTGCGGACCCGCAAGATGCTGGCGTTGCTTGCCTACCTCGTCGTGGAGGCCGGGCCGCACTCACGCGACGAGTTGTCCGAGATGCTGTGGCCAGGCTCCCAGACCTCCGCCCGGGCCGCCCTGCGCCTGGCCCTGTATCACATTCACGCCGTCCTGGGCCGGGATATCGGGTTGAGCGTCATGCTCGACAGAGTCGAACTCACCCGCCACGCCGGGCTCTGGGCAGACGTGCTGGAACTGGGGGAGCGGGAGGAGCCTCCACGCTCAGAAGTTCTGGAACTCTGGCGCGGCGATTTCCTGCAAGGTCTCACCCTGACGGCCTCCCCCTCCTGGAGCGAGTGGGTGAATGCCCGAGCCCTGCACTTTGCTGAACGCTTCAGCGTCCTCCTCGCCCGGCTCACCCGTTACCAGTTGGAGAGTGGGCAGCTCGAAGGTGCCATCACCACCGCACAACGCTGGGTGCGGCACGACCCTCTCAGTGAGGATGCCTACCGACAGCTTACGTGGGCACTACGCGCGGCAGGCCGGAACGCGGAAGCGGTGAAGACGGAACAGCGTGGCCGGGAAGTGCTGCGGCACGAGCTGGGCGTCGAGCCAGAGATGCCACCCCATGCTCTGACAGGCCAACTTGCCCAGAGTGCCGGATCCACCCCTCGACTCTTCCACTCAGAGCTGCCCCTCTCCATGCTGCGTCCGCCCCGGCTCGTGGGGCGGGAGGATGTCTGGGCGCAGATGGAGGAGGCGTGGGGGCGGGGCCAGGTCATTCATATCGTGGGCGATCCCGGAGAGGGCAAATCCCGCTTGGCGCTGGACTTCGCCCAAGTTCATGGCCGGGTCCTGGCCTTCGAGAACTGCCCAGGCGACTGCCATGTGCCGTATAGCAGCGTGACGCGCCATATTCGCACGATTCTGCGCTCGTACCCGACCCTGTCGCTGGAACCGTGGATGCGCGTGGCGCTCGCCCCGCTGCTCCCCGAACTCACCCCCAAAGGCTGGGAGGAGACGACGACTGTCCAGCCTGCACACCTGACCACGCCCCTGCTGACAGCGCTCCAGTACGTGTACGGGTTCGCGCTCCGCGAGGTTGAGGTCGTCATCGTGGACGACCTGCAGTTCAGCGACCCCGCCTCCTTGCAGGTGGGGCACGTCGTGTCCTCGTCAGTCTTTCCCGTAGGTCAGCCGGAGGGCCTTCCCTACATCATCACCTGTTTCCGGCGCGGCGAACTGCCTCCCGAGGGGGAGGCGATGATTGAGCAACAGGTCGCCGCCGGAATGGCCATCCGAATTGAATTGGAACCTCTGAACGAAGCAGCGGTCAAGACGTTTGTCGCGAGCCTGGGGGTGCCGGACCTTGGCGCCCGCTTCAACGCGCTCCGGGCCTTCACAGGGGGGAATCCACAAATGCTGCTGGAGACGGTGCGGCACCTCGTGGAGACGCGGGGCATTGAGGACGGGCAGTTCTCGCTGCCTCCCCGCGTGCAGGAAGTGCTGACCCGGCGGACGGGGCGGCTTTCCCGGAGGGCCCTCCAGGCGGCGCGAGCGGCCGCCGTACTCCAGCACGACTTCACTCTGGAGCTTGTCGCCGAGATGTTGCAAGCACCGATCCTCGACGTGGCCGAGGGCTGGGCGGAGCTGGAGGCCGCGCAGATGATGGAGGGCGAGCGCTTCAGCCATGACCTGATGGCCGAATTTCTGGCTCGGGAGACGCCCGTCCTGGTGCGAACCCTGTTGCACCGGGCGGCGGCGCGCACGCTCGCGGCGCATGGGGGCCAGGCAGCGCGCATTGCTGAACACTGGCGCGCGGGTGGAAATGACGCCCAGGCCGCCCCCTGGCTTCTGCGGGCAGCAGAGACGGCCCGGGCCCAGGGGCGGCTCTCTGAGGCCGCCACCTTCGCCGACCAGGCCCGAATGCTGCTTGCCTCTCAAGACTCAGTCCCCTAG